The window agcaaaagcagataTTCGAGAGAaccctttctctttctctctttctttctctttctctccctttcccgctgtcgggcacccttctctcggggtcccttgcccggcgtccctctcctctccccgcctccctctcccctgccgggccgggccatgcccccggcccgcccccggccccgggcggggctgccccgtgcccggccccgcccgtcccgccgcgctctcgcctccgcccggctctggccgtgctggcggtggcgctgctgggccggcatcagtgcctggtgcgggggcggcatcgccgcccttcggctccgcctggcccgagcccggccccggacccgaCGCAGGGTCcagtcccggccccggccccggccccggccccggccccgcccccggctcctcccggggcccacggaggacacaggcgacgctgccgctcccgccgcctccgctgcggcttccccggcccgagctccgccgctcggcagcgcggccgccggccccgagccgccgGGGCCCGGGGCGGGTGGGGATGCCCGGCCTGGGCCGCTCGGGgcgcgctcgggggccgttgctggccccgggcccagcgctgacagccgcgtctcgcccgcagggaaggcgcacgaggccctgcaagagcggtaccgagtgggttcgctgctggggcgcggcgGCTTCGGCAGCGTCTGCTCGGGGACGCGGCTCttggacggcgccccggtgagcggcggggccggcagcgggcggagggggaggaggaggaggaggagaagggcggaggatggggctgggcaggacggGCGGCGAGCTCAGCCCGCTGCTCTCCCTCGTtcgcaggtggccatcaaacgCGTGCCGCGGGATCGcatccggcactggggcgagctggtgagtgagcggggccagcggcagcagccgggccgggccgggcggcgagGAGCCGGGGCCCGGCAGGGTGGGAGCCGCCGGGAGCCCTGCGGGGAGAGCGGGCGTGAGCTGAGCGGGGCgtgcagagcatcccgggctggctgagggctcccagagccccggcacggcctcagccccactGACGGCACcgcgctcctcccgcagcccgacggcagcagcgcgccgctggagatcgtgctgctggccaaggtgtcCCGTGGCTGTGCCGCCGTcattcagctcctggagtggctcGAGCTCCCCGACAGCTTCCTGCTGGTGTTGGAGCGTCCGGAGCGGTGCCAGGAGCTCTCGGGTTTCCTGGCGGAGCGGgggttcctgcccgaggaggaggcacgggcgctgttccgccaggtgctggaggccgtgcggcactgcaccgcctgcggggtcctgcacagggacatcaagcccgagaacatcctgctcgacctggccaGCGGGCAGCTGAAACTcatcgactttggctgtggcgcCTTCCTCcaagacacagcctacacccagtttgcaggtgagccctcgcaggggatgctcctgggcatctcatggcccagcctgggtgcAGCACCGGGGCTTCCCCCTATTGCAGCCGGGATGGGATTGATGCTGGAGCCGAGTTGATTTGGGTGGGGTGTGAGGGgggccagctgccagccctgccgaCAGCCTTCAGCACCcactgtggcctgggctggggctggagctggggcagccagcccaaCACAAACCCCcatgggggtagcagagagggggtCTGACCCCGTGCCCCGGAtggtttggtgtgcaggcaaggaagggcttggactgctctgctccccttgtttgccttggcttATTAACATTTTTGGGGGACATACAGGTGGGGAGGAGAGTGGGTTTTCTCCACCAGTGGgtgggtttttcctttgtgtgtCATGGTTGGGCCTTCCCAgggtttctgctgccctcttccagcacctgtggcttcttttccagccCCGAGTTTgtacacaagtcccaggtgctggtgagAGGGCAGCGCTCACCCCGTGTGGCTCtcgggcagcccccacatggccagggatgctggggctgggctctgggagcagcagcatccccctactgagctgtgtctgtgttccACAGGAACCCTGTCCTACAGCCCACCAGAGTGGATCCAGCACCAATGCTACCACGGCGAGGCAGcgacgatctggtccctgggcctcctgctgtgccacctggTCATGGGCaagcacccgttcaggaggggccaggAGATCATCCGGGGGCGGATCCTGTTCCCACGatggctctctcaaggtggatcctcatctctgggcacgggggaatcccagtgctgggagacagcagcgggctcgtgggcatcccgctctggcagctgctgaggaggtggcacaggtcctgctctcctgctctcctccaaacaGAGCATCCATGGGGAAGTttaggcccagctctgg of the Agelaius phoeniceus isolate bAgePho1 chromosome W unlocalized genomic scaffold, bAgePho1.hap1 SUPER_W_unloc_2, whole genome shotgun sequence genome contains:
- the LOC143692717 gene encoding serine/threonine-protein kinase pim-1-like, producing the protein PLPGRAMPPARPRPRAGLPRARPRPSRRALASARLWPCWRWRCWAGISAWCGGGIAALRLRLARARPRTRRRVQSRPRPRPRPRPRPRLLPGPTEDTGDAAAPAASAAASPARAPPLGSAAAGPEPPGPGAGGDARPGPLGARSGAVAGPGPSADSRVSPAGKAHEALQERYRVGSLLGRGGFGSVCSGTRLLDGAPVAIKRVPRDRIRHWGELPDGSSAPLEIVLLAKVSRGCAAVIQLLEWLELPDSFLLVLERPERCQELSGFLAERGFLPEEEARALFRQVLEAVRHCTACGVLHRDIKPENILLDLASGQLKLIDFGCGAFLQDTAYTQFAGTLSYSPPEWIQHQCYHGEAATIWSLGLLLCHLVMGKHPFRRGQEIIRGRILFPRWLSQECQDIIKRCLSMQPSDRPSLEELFCHPWVQGVPLP